GACTCATAGATCCAGACCCGCCTTATTATACGAATCGACCATGACTGACTCTCGCTTAGACACCCTCCGTAACTGGCTAAAAGGCCTTGAACCTAGCTGGCAATTAGATCTACCCACTTTGACCCCTGCTTCGGCAGATGCCAGCTTTAGGCGGTATTTCCGGATTGCGTCCAAAAACCCAGATTTTCCAACTTTAATCGTGATGGACGCCCCACCCCAACACGAGCCCTTGGACGCCTTTATTGAGGTCGATTTATTGCTCGAAAGTGCCGGCTTAAATGTCCCGAAAATCTTAGAAAAAAATGTCACTGAGGGCTTTCTTTTACTCAACGATCTGGGAACCAAAACTTACCTTGCAGAACTCAATTCAGAGAGTGCCGACCCTCTCTATAAAGATGCAACACACGCCTTAGTGCAAATGCAATTAGCAAGTAAACCAGATGTGTTGCCAAACTACGATGAGGCATTACTGAAGCGTGAGCTAGATTTATTTCCTGAGTGGTATTTAGGGAAACATCTGCATATTGAATTAAGCAAACTTCAGAATTTGCAGATCAAGCAAGCATTCGAACTGATCATTCAAAATAATCTGGCGCAGGCAAAAGTCTATGTACATCGCGACTACCATTCACGTAATCTGATGGTGACTGGAAAAAATAATCCTGGCGTGATTGACTTTCAAGATGCAGTCTATGGTCCCATCACTTACGACGCATCTTCCCTCTGGCGTGACGCTTACATTGCATGGCCTGAAGAACGTGTGATTGATTGGGTCATTAAATTTTGGGAAGAAGGTCGTCAAGTAGGCTTACCCATGCCAAACGATTTTGGTCAGCTCTATCGTGACTTTGAGTGGATGGGCTTGCAACGGCACCTGAAGGTCTTGGGTATTTTTGCGAGACTGTTTCATCGTGATGGCAAAGATGGCTATCTCAAAGATATTCCTCTGGTGCTCGAATATGCGATTGCCACTGCCAATCGCTATATCGAATTAAAGCCTTTGGCACGCATCCTAGAATCGACGCGCCCCGCTCAAGATTAAAAGTCATTCATTATGAATAAACCCAATCCCATTCCATGTTTTTTACTGGCAGCAGGTCGAGGTGAGCGCATGCGCCCCCTGACGGATGAACTACCTAAACCACTCCTCACTATCAAAAATAAATCTTTACTAGCCTGGCATTTGGAGGCGCTCAGTGATGCGGGTATCCAGGATGTAGTGATTAATCATGCTTGGCTTGGTCAGAAGATTGAGGAAGCGCTGGGAAATGGCAGTCAATTTGGGCTCAACATTAGCTACTCCCCAGAAACTAGCGCCCTAGAAACTGCTGGCGGTATTCGTAGAGCCTTGCCTTTACTGAACCCGAGCGATTATTTCCTAGTCATTAATGGGGATGTTTTTAGTCCAAATCTGCCAATTGAGAAGCTCTTGGACCTCGCTTCTGAGTTACGAAGCATGCCAAGCAGACCTCTGGCACACCTTTTGATGGTTCCCAACCCAACTCAGCATCCTCTGGGTGACTTTTATATTAAGGGCTCCCAGATGGCCAATGAACCACTAGATGGCGCTGAAAAACTTACCTTTTCGGGCATTGGACTCTATCACCGGGACCTTTTTCAGGACCTGGAATTAAATGTGCCTACTAAGCTAGCTCCGATTTTGAGGGATGCCATGGCTAAAAATAGAGTGTCCGGTGAAAAATATACCGGACCGTGGCACGATGTAGGTACACCCCAACGATTACAAGAACTCAATGCAGCAAATGAATAATTCCGGCATTTACCAACAACGTCGAGTTGAGCTCGCGAAACTGATCTGCGCCAAAACTGGTGGTGGCATTGCCATCATCACTACAGCGCCTGAAACAGCGCGTAATCGAGATAGTGAGTTTCCCTATCGCCACGACAGTGATTTTTTCTACCTGACCGGCTTTGAAGAGCCAGGCGCAAGCCTCGTACTCAAAATTGCTGGATCAAGGTCACAACCCCAATTGGAGTCACATCTTTTTTGCAGACCTAAGGATGCAGAGCGTGAAATTTGGGATGGTATTCGTTTAGGGCCAGATGCTGCACCAGCAGCCTTGGGGGTGGAATATGCCCATAGCAATCATGAGTTAGATAAAAAACTAGGTGAGTTATTAGCCGACCAAGATGCTGTCTATATTCGTCTTTCAGAAAGCGCTGAAATAGATCGTCGCTTACGCCATTGGATGAAACAAGTGCGAGCGCAGGCGCGTGCTGGCGTGAACCCTCCTTCTGAATTTCATGATGTAGAGAGCTTGATTCATGAGATGCGTCTTTTCAAAGATGCCCATGAGATTGACATCATGCGTCGTGCAGCTGCGATTTCTGCACGCGCACACATTCGTGCCATGCAATCTTGTAAACCTGGTGTGCGTGAATATCATCTTGAAGCAGAGCTACTTCACGAGTTCCGCTACAGCGGCGCACAAAGCGTTGCGTACAACAGTATTGTTGCGGGCGGTGCTAACTCCTGCATCCTGCATTACCGCGCTGGTGATACTGAACTACGTAGCGGAGATCTATGCCTCATTGATGCGGGTTGCGAACTTGATAGCTATGCTTCAGATATCACTCGCACCTTCCCAGTGAATGGCAAGTTCACAGGTCCACAACGCGCACTGTATGACATTACGCTTGCATCGCAAGAAGCCGCTATCGCAATGACTAAACCCGGCAATACATTCATACAACCCCATGAGGCAGCGCTGAAAGTGCTCACTCAAGGCTTACTCGATGAGAAGCTGCTGAAGCTGGCGGAATTAGGCTCTTTGGACAATGCACTAGAGACCGGAGCCTATCGTCGCTTTTATATGCACCGTACCTCACATTGGTTGGGCATGGATGTGCATGACGTTGGCTCCTATCGCGAACCACTTGACACAGCAGCAAACTCTTCAGAAAAGCCATGGCGCGTTCTTAAGCCAGGCATGGCACTCACTATCGAGCCAGGTTTATATATTCGTCCTGCTGATGATGTAGATGAACGCTTTTGGAATATCGGCATCCGTATTGAGGATGATGCTGTAGTCAACGATTCTGGATGTGAATTGATTTCTCGTGGCGTGCCAGTTAAAGCCGATGAAATCGAAGCACTCATGAAAAATAATTAAGACCTTACCAATACAAAATAGATTAGCAAGCATGTCAGCAGAGAACTTCGATATTGTGATTCAGGGCGGTGGGCCAGTAGGCTTAGCCTGTACAGCATGGTGCCTGCAAAAATTTCCTGAGGCCAATATCGCGCTACTGGATCGCAATCCTGCAGATGACGCTGATTTAGTCAATGCTGATAGCCGGGGAGTCGCCCTCTCTCACGGTAGCAAGCTATTGTTAGACACTATCAATGCGTGGCCTACTGAGTGCGCTGATATTCATCGAGTACATGTCTCGCAAGCGGGCCGCTTTGGTCGTGCTCTGATGACCCGCGAAGAGCTTGGTCAAAAGGCTTTAGGCCACATCATTCGTTATCGTGATATTCACCTCACGCTGCGCAAAGCCTTAAGAGATATTCAAAAAAATAGTCCCCATTTCATTTGGAAACATATCGAAGCCAGCACCGATATTGAAAACATTCAAGCCAAGTGTGTAGTGCATGCTGAAGGTGGTTTATTTAAAACCCAAGACTGGGTGGAATCTGGCAGAGACTATGAGCAATCTGCCTTAGTCGGCTTAGTCGAGGTTGAGAATAGTTCACCCTTCCAAGCTTGGGAGCGCTTCACCTCTGAAGGACCCCTGGCAGTTTTGCCGAGCCACTATGGCCCCAATATTCTGAATCTGATTTGGTGCGGAACTCCAAGCTCATCACAAGCACGCCTAGCTTTAAGTGACGCTGATTTTCTGAAAGGCTTGCAAGTCGAGTTTGGCTCACGCATTGGACAATTTCTCAAAATCCAAGATCGCCGACTTTACGAACTAGGACTCAATTACCGCAAAGAAATTACTCAAGGTAATGAAGTTTGGATTGGCAATGCCGCCCAGACCTTGCATCCCGTTGCGGGACAGGGTCTCAACCTTGGATTACGGGATGCCTATCTCTTAGCGGAAAAACTCAGCATCCTCTTCTCTAAGTCTGAGGATCAAAAAACGCCTCTGGCCATTGAAACCACCTTGCAGGAATATGCCCAAAGCCGTAAGCTCGATCGTTCTGCCACCATCGGCCTAACTGACTTCATGGCCAGAATCTTCACCTCTAATCTACTGCCTGTTGTGATGGGCCGTGGATTGGCTTTATCGGCCCTCCAATGGCTTCCTCCCATCAAAACAGCCCTAGCCCGGCAGATGATGTTTGGTAGGCGGTAAGAGGCTGAAATAGCCTCCAAAATAGAAGCATTCCCTATTTGGCCTAAGTCATGGAGTGTGCCTATTTTTTAGGCAAATGCAGGCTGATTTGTGCTAAAGTGACACCCTTTCCTGTAGCCCTAAAAGCCCTCTGTAGCCTAGCCCAAAACACATGAAGATTGGCCCACACCTTCTCGCAAATAAATTGTTTGTTGCCCCAATGGCTGGGGTAACGGATCGTCCATTTCGTCAGCTTTGCAAAAAGCTCGGTGCTGGTTATGCCGTATCTGAAATGATTGCCTCGAATGCCTTGCTATGGAAGAGCGAGAAAACCCAACGTCGCGCTAACCACCAAGGTGAATTTAAGCCGATTGCAGTCCAAATTGCTGGGGCTGATCCGCAGATGATGGCTGCTGCAGCAAAGCTTAACGTCGATCATGGCGCCCAAATTATTGATATCAATATGGGTTGCCCAGCCAAAAAGGTATGTAATGTTGCGGCTGGTTCCGCACTACTAAGAGATGAGCCTTTGGTGCAGCAAATTTTAGAAGCTGTAGTTCAGGCTGTAGGGGTGGGGCCTGATGCGGTTCCTGTGACCTTGAAGATTCGAACAGGCTGGGATCGTGAACATAAAAATGCGATTCATATTGCGCGCCTGGCTGAGCAATCAGGCATCTCCATGCTGACCGTTCATGGTCGCACGCGAGCTGATCTGTATCACGGTGAAGCTGAGTATGAAACCATTACCGCAGTGAAGAATAGTGTTGCCATTCCGGTGGTTGCCAATGGCGATATCACCACTCCAGAAAAAGCAGAATTTGTTTTGAAAGAAACCGGTGCTGATGCCATCATGATTGGTCGCGCCGCTCAGGGACGTCCTTGGATTTTTCGTGAGATTAATCACTTTCTGGAAACAGGCGGAAAATTACCAACGCCGCAGATTAATGAGATTCAAGAGATTATGAATGCCCACCTCATTGATCACTATGAGTTCTACGGTGAATATGTTGGTTTGCGCACGGCACGCAAGCACATCGGTTGGTACTGCAAGGGCTTGCGTGACTCCCATGCTTTCCGCCAAAGAATGAACACTGCCGACGATTGCAAAACCCAATTACAAATGGTGAATGATTTTTTCAATGAAATGAAATCCTATTCAGACAGTTTGTTATTTTTAGAAGCAGCCTAAATTTAGTTTTTTATTTAATTTATCCATGACTAATAAGCACCCCATCACCGAATGCATTGAGACCCAACTCCAAGCTTACTTGGACGATCTCAAAGGAACACCTCCATCCGACTTATACCAAATGGTTCTCGCAGTGGTTGAAAAGCCAATGCTGGAATTGGTAATGCAGCATGCGAAGCAGAATCAGTCTTTGGCGGCACAGTATCTTGGCATCAACCGTAATACGCTTCATAAGAAGTTGGTAGAGCACCAGCTCCTGAAATAAATCAAACCCTATTCGCAAATTCTTAATTAATTAAACCTTCTGAAAAATATGATCCGCACAGCCTTACTCTCTGTTTCCGATAAAAATGGCATTGTGCCGTTTGCCAAAACCCTTCATGAGCAAGGCATCAAGCTGATCTCTACTGGTGGCACTGCAAAACTCCTGGCTGAAAATAATCTACCTGTAGTGGAAGTATCTTCTCTTACTAAGTTTCCAGAGATGCTCGATGGTCGCGTAAAGACCTTACACCCCATGGTGCATGGTGGCTTGTTGGCTCGCAGA
This genomic stretch from Polynucleobacter corsicus harbors:
- a CDS encoding aminoglycoside phosphotransferase family protein; its protein translation is MTDSRLDTLRNWLKGLEPSWQLDLPTLTPASADASFRRYFRIASKNPDFPTLIVMDAPPQHEPLDAFIEVDLLLESAGLNVPKILEKNVTEGFLLLNDLGTKTYLAELNSESADPLYKDATHALVQMQLASKPDVLPNYDEALLKRELDLFPEWYLGKHLHIELSKLQNLQIKQAFELIIQNNLAQAKVYVHRDYHSRNLMVTGKNNPGVIDFQDAVYGPITYDASSLWRDAYIAWPEERVIDWVIKFWEEGRQVGLPMPNDFGQLYRDFEWMGLQRHLKVLGIFARLFHRDGKDGYLKDIPLVLEYAIATANRYIELKPLARILESTRPAQD
- the murU gene encoding N-acetylmuramate alpha-1-phosphate uridylyltransferase MurU — its product is MNKPNPIPCFLLAAGRGERMRPLTDELPKPLLTIKNKSLLAWHLEALSDAGIQDVVINHAWLGQKIEEALGNGSQFGLNISYSPETSALETAGGIRRALPLLNPSDYFLVINGDVFSPNLPIEKLLDLASELRSMPSRPLAHLLMVPNPTQHPLGDFYIKGSQMANEPLDGAEKLTFSGIGLYHRDLFQDLELNVPTKLAPILRDAMAKNRVSGEKYTGPWHDVGTPQRLQELNAANE
- a CDS encoding aminopeptidase P N-terminal domain-containing protein; translated protein: MQQMNNSGIYQQRRVELAKLICAKTGGGIAIITTAPETARNRDSEFPYRHDSDFFYLTGFEEPGASLVLKIAGSRSQPQLESHLFCRPKDAEREIWDGIRLGPDAAPAALGVEYAHSNHELDKKLGELLADQDAVYIRLSESAEIDRRLRHWMKQVRAQARAGVNPPSEFHDVESLIHEMRLFKDAHEIDIMRRAAAISARAHIRAMQSCKPGVREYHLEAELLHEFRYSGAQSVAYNSIVAGGANSCILHYRAGDTELRSGDLCLIDAGCELDSYASDITRTFPVNGKFTGPQRALYDITLASQEAAIAMTKPGNTFIQPHEAALKVLTQGLLDEKLLKLAELGSLDNALETGAYRRFYMHRTSHWLGMDVHDVGSYREPLDTAANSSEKPWRVLKPGMALTIEPGLYIRPADDVDERFWNIGIRIEDDAVVNDSGCELISRGVPVKADEIEALMKNN
- a CDS encoding FAD-dependent monooxygenase; this encodes MSAENFDIVIQGGGPVGLACTAWCLQKFPEANIALLDRNPADDADLVNADSRGVALSHGSKLLLDTINAWPTECADIHRVHVSQAGRFGRALMTREELGQKALGHIIRYRDIHLTLRKALRDIQKNSPHFIWKHIEASTDIENIQAKCVVHAEGGLFKTQDWVESGRDYEQSALVGLVEVENSSPFQAWERFTSEGPLAVLPSHYGPNILNLIWCGTPSSSQARLALSDADFLKGLQVEFGSRIGQFLKIQDRRLYELGLNYRKEITQGNEVWIGNAAQTLHPVAGQGLNLGLRDAYLLAEKLSILFSKSEDQKTPLAIETTLQEYAQSRKLDRSATIGLTDFMARIFTSNLLPVVMGRGLALSALQWLPPIKTALARQMMFGRR
- the dusB gene encoding tRNA dihydrouridine synthase DusB, giving the protein MKIGPHLLANKLFVAPMAGVTDRPFRQLCKKLGAGYAVSEMIASNALLWKSEKTQRRANHQGEFKPIAVQIAGADPQMMAAAAKLNVDHGAQIIDINMGCPAKKVCNVAAGSALLRDEPLVQQILEAVVQAVGVGPDAVPVTLKIRTGWDREHKNAIHIARLAEQSGISMLTVHGRTRADLYHGEAEYETITAVKNSVAIPVVANGDITTPEKAEFVLKETGADAIMIGRAAQGRPWIFREINHFLETGGKLPTPQINEIQEIMNAHLIDHYEFYGEYVGLRTARKHIGWYCKGLRDSHAFRQRMNTADDCKTQLQMVNDFFNEMKSYSDSLLFLEAA
- a CDS encoding helix-turn-helix domain-containing protein; amino-acid sequence: MTNKHPITECIETQLQAYLDDLKGTPPSDLYQMVLAVVEKPMLELVMQHAKQNQSLAAQYLGINRNTLHKKLVEHQLLK